From one Terriglobia bacterium genomic stretch:
- a CDS encoding methyltransferase domain-containing protein produces MKSALNYPGLDSQPDQGQSSGVLFQYLKRFLRAQFGRPTGLCGYLAGMLMARTPSNLDRIRWTLSLLDVRPNHRILEIGFGPGIAIQLLSKVVADGSIVGIDHSEVMLEQARKRNARAVRNGRVSLHLGSVLTVPPFPESFDRIFTINSIHFWDKPVDCLKTLHTWLRPGGLIAVTVQPRSRNATDATARVMGNELAANLERAGFSQCRLEIRQAKPVAVACALGTK; encoded by the coding sequence ATGAAATCCGCTCTGAACTACCCAGGCCTCGACAGCCAACCCGATCAGGGGCAGAGCAGTGGTGTGTTGTTTCAATACTTGAAGCGGTTCTTGCGCGCGCAGTTCGGGCGCCCCACGGGGCTATGTGGATATCTGGCGGGCATGCTGATGGCCCGAACCCCCTCGAACCTGGATCGCATCCGCTGGACGCTGTCGTTGTTGGACGTCAGGCCCAACCATCGCATTTTGGAAATAGGCTTCGGTCCGGGAATTGCCATCCAGCTGCTGAGCAAGGTTGTCGCAGACGGATCGATCGTCGGCATCGACCATTCCGAAGTGATGTTGGAGCAGGCGCGCAAGCGCAACGCGAGAGCGGTGCGGAATGGGCGTGTCAGCTTGCATCTTGGATCAGTTTTGACGGTACCACCTTTTCCCGAGTCTTTTGACCGAATCTTCACCATCAATTCGATTCACTTCTGGGACAAACCCGTCGACTGTTTGAAAACCTTACATACCTGGCTGCGGCCAGGCGGCTTGATAGCCGTGACCGTCCAGCCGAGATCCCGAAACGCGACCGACGCAACGGCCAGGGTCATGGGGAATGAGTTGGCGGCGAATCTGGAGCGTGCAGGGTTTTCACAATGCCGGTTGGAGATCCGGCAGGCCAAACCAGTGGCCGTGGCGTGTGCCCTGGGCACCAAATAG
- a CDS encoding AMP-binding protein, which translates to MSHATVQDSHQMIFSPDQAKPYRQPVAQTLHQLLTGRARTAPGLCAIAAPGRPPLTYSCLLRQVERTVEALRALGLNRNDRVALVLPNGPEMAVAFLAVAAGATCAPLNPGYRESEFDFYLSDLNARALIIGSNQDSPARNVARARGIPIIELTPDVAAPAGVFALTGAAPGTAAQDGFAEPDDIALVLHTSGTTARPKMVPLTHSNICNSGHSISLTLELNEKDRCLNIMPLFHIHGLIGAVVSSMTAGASVVCTPGFDAERFFEWTDDLEPTWYTAVPTMHSAVLPRTPAHREIIARRPLRFIRSCSAAMPQRLLTELEEAYGTRVIESYGMTEGAHAISSNPLPPLPRKLNSVGMAAGPDIAVMDAVGNLLPVGEVGEVVLRGPNVMRGYENNPAANQSNFHDGWFRTGDQGRFDGDGYLYLIGRLKEIINRGGEKIAPREVDDILCQHPAVSQAVAFAVPHPTLGEDVAAAVVLKPNAAVSESEILQFVSERLADFKTPKHLLIVDQIPKGPTGKIQRIGLADKLADKLASKLQANFLAPQTSIETQLSDIWKDILKLDRVGVRDSFYALGGDSLALAIMVTAVEDRFKMPVPMDSVLQGPTIENIAGLLQQGTSSSVSAGSSAPAAPAGGKPIRDSFLSGIKNRLLQALALYMPGYKTTRVWLHRLRGVSIGSNVSIGTGALIETAYPQLVRLGNNVSIGMRTMIIAHLRDATAEARASHRHTVQIEQDAYIGPGVIILPNVNIGQGAVVSAGSVVSRSVPAHTLVRGNPAVPIAHCGMSLGGGVPYEEFLRSLTPIKDDKSQDEPVRNPLTASGTPA; encoded by the coding sequence ATGTCCCACGCAACTGTGCAAGACAGTCACCAAATGATATTCTCCCCGGACCAAGCGAAACCGTACCGGCAGCCGGTAGCGCAAACGCTACATCAACTCTTGACCGGCCGGGCTCGCACCGCCCCTGGGTTGTGCGCAATCGCGGCTCCCGGACGACCCCCTCTCACGTACTCGTGCCTGCTCCGGCAAGTTGAGCGGACGGTGGAAGCGCTGCGCGCGCTCGGGTTGAATCGGAATGATCGGGTGGCATTGGTATTGCCGAACGGGCCAGAGATGGCAGTGGCGTTTCTCGCCGTGGCGGCCGGTGCAACGTGCGCTCCTCTCAATCCAGGGTACCGTGAAAGCGAATTCGACTTCTACCTGTCCGACCTGAATGCGCGTGCCTTGATCATTGGGTCGAACCAGGACTCTCCTGCGAGGAACGTAGCCCGGGCCCGTGGCATTCCTATCATCGAACTGACGCCGGACGTCGCCGCACCAGCAGGCGTGTTTGCCCTGACCGGTGCGGCACCGGGAACCGCGGCCCAGGATGGATTCGCGGAACCCGACGACATCGCCCTGGTCCTGCACACATCGGGGACTACTGCGCGGCCGAAAATGGTCCCGCTGACGCACTCCAACATCTGCAACTCCGGCCACAGCATCTCGCTGACACTCGAACTGAACGAGAAGGACCGCTGCCTTAACATCATGCCTTTATTTCACATTCATGGCTTGATCGGAGCGGTCGTTTCCTCCATGACGGCAGGCGCAAGTGTGGTCTGCACCCCGGGCTTCGACGCCGAACGGTTCTTTGAGTGGACAGATGACCTGGAGCCGACCTGGTACACCGCGGTTCCTACCATGCATTCGGCCGTCCTCCCTCGTACCCCGGCTCATCGGGAGATCATCGCGCGGCGTCCTCTGCGTTTCATTCGTTCCTGTTCCGCCGCGATGCCGCAACGGCTGCTGACAGAGCTGGAGGAGGCATATGGAACAAGAGTTATCGAGTCTTATGGCATGACCGAAGGGGCCCATGCCATATCGAGCAACCCTCTTCCGCCGTTACCCCGAAAGCTGAATTCGGTCGGCATGGCTGCCGGACCCGATATAGCCGTCATGGATGCGGTCGGAAACCTGCTGCCGGTTGGTGAAGTCGGCGAGGTCGTGCTCCGCGGACCGAATGTCATGCGGGGCTATGAAAACAACCCGGCGGCAAACCAGAGCAATTTCCACGATGGCTGGTTTCGTACCGGTGACCAAGGACGGTTTGACGGCGACGGCTATCTGTACCTCATCGGCCGCCTCAAGGAAATCATTAATCGCGGCGGGGAGAAGATCGCCCCGAGGGAGGTGGACGACATTCTGTGTCAGCACCCCGCAGTGTCGCAAGCCGTTGCCTTTGCGGTGCCCCATCCCACGCTTGGCGAAGATGTCGCCGCTGCCGTCGTCCTGAAGCCGAATGCTGCCGTATCGGAAAGCGAAATTCTTCAGTTTGTCTCCGAGCGACTGGCGGACTTCAAGACCCCGAAACACTTGCTCATCGTTGATCAAATTCCCAAGGGCCCTACCGGAAAAATTCAGCGCATTGGCCTGGCGGACAAGCTGGCCGATAAGCTCGCTTCGAAACTGCAGGCTAACTTCCTCGCGCCGCAGACCTCGATCGAGACGCAACTGAGTGACATCTGGAAGGACATACTGAAACTGGATCGCGTGGGTGTGCGTGACAGCTTCTACGCGCTCGGAGGAGATTCGCTTGCATTGGCGATTATGGTGACCGCCGTTGAGGATCGTTTTAAAATGCCGGTTCCCATGGACAGTGTTCTCCAGGGACCGACGATCGAGAATATTGCCGGCCTGCTTCAACAGGGAACGTCGTCATCGGTCTCCGCCGGTTCATCGGCCCCAGCGGCGCCGGCCGGTGGAAAGCCGATCCGAGATTCGTTCCTGTCGGGCATAAAGAACCGTCTCCTGCAAGCTCTAGCGCTCTATATGCCTGGCTACAAAACTACGCGTGTTTGGCTTCACCGCCTGCGCGGCGTGTCCATTGGCAGCAATGTGTCCATTGGTACAGGGGCATTGATCGAGACTGCATATCCCCAGTTGGTCCGCCTGGGAAATAACGTTTCGATTGGGATGCGCACTATGATCATCGCGCATCTTCGAGACGCCACGGCGGAAGCCAGGGCCAGCCACAGGCATACGGTTCAGATCGAGCAAGACGCCTATATCGGACCGGGCGTGATCATCCTGCCCAACGTGAACATTGGTCAGGGCGCCGTCGTCAGCGCCGGAAGTGTTGTATCTCGATCCGTTCCGGCCCACACTCTGGTGCGGGGAAATCCTGCGGTGCCGATTGCCCATTGCGGCATGTCGCTGGGCGGCGGGGTCCCTTATGAAGAGTTTCTGCGCAGCCTCACACCGATCAAGGACGATAAGTCTCAAGACGAACCTGTGCGCAACCCGTTAACGGCGTCAGGGACCCCGGCTTAG
- a CDS encoding class I SAM-dependent methyltransferase, giving the protein MMDLESIAVGGEAATSLKCLLCGSLRHRVVFRELDVDILRCLDCDHVFSSFAADPYYDGFWGDEIADDGHTYWSKARDRMYQDFLTKFVANRSGRLLDLGCGLGFFVRCVAMFENWEAYGSEISPAAVRYAREKLKLDNIICGRPEDLELPEGSFDVITMWDVIDHILHPDPLLHRCRALLRDGGICFLRTPNVRVQFLRARISKLVRLTQPSGSCLQARDHLHQYSTSTIQKLLVRNGFTRVEFIHLHPVQNPDSSGVLRAAKNMCFEVARAGAVISRGYLNFDNLFVVARK; this is encoded by the coding sequence ATGATGGACCTCGAGTCAATAGCGGTAGGGGGTGAGGCGGCCACTTCGCTGAAGTGTCTGCTCTGTGGAAGCCTGCGGCATCGGGTTGTTTTCAGGGAGCTTGACGTAGACATTCTGCGATGCCTGGACTGCGATCATGTCTTCTCGTCGTTCGCCGCGGATCCTTACTATGATGGATTCTGGGGCGACGAGATCGCGGACGATGGCCACACTTATTGGAGCAAGGCCCGCGACAGGATGTATCAGGACTTTCTCACGAAGTTTGTTGCGAACCGATCGGGACGGCTGCTCGACCTGGGATGTGGTCTCGGGTTTTTCGTGCGGTGCGTCGCAATGTTCGAGAACTGGGAGGCATACGGTTCTGAGATTTCGCCAGCCGCTGTCCGATACGCTCGCGAGAAACTCAAGCTGGACAACATTATCTGTGGCCGGCCCGAAGATCTTGAACTGCCGGAGGGTTCCTTCGACGTTATCACGATGTGGGATGTGATCGATCACATCCTCCACCCCGATCCCCTGCTCCACCGCTGTCGCGCGCTGTTGCGGGACGGGGGAATCTGCTTCCTACGGACCCCGAACGTGCGCGTCCAGTTCCTCAGGGCACGTATCAGCAAATTGGTGAGACTCACACAACCGAGTGGCTCGTGCCTACAGGCTCGCGATCACCTCCACCAATACTCCACGTCCACGATCCAGAAGCTGCTGGTACGCAACGGATTTACGCGGGTTGAATTCATACACCTGCACCCTGTCCAAAACCCCGATAGCTCGGGTGTCCTGAGAGCAGCCAAGAACATGTGTTTCGAGGTCGCGCGAGCGGGCGCCGTCATTAGTAGAGGGTACCTGAATTTCGACAATCTGTTCGTTGTTGCTCGCAAGTGA